A single Pseudomonas brassicacearum DNA region contains:
- a CDS encoding DUF6124 family protein: MVKITPNPPVTDEPTSRAQSARNKKLDDAATRALDYYLKPKPKGEASDKTDSIFRIDPGVDSECLLANLSENLASANAMINDLAFDLDGSRRRVALGILQVIEVSELLANRALDIVEVR; encoded by the coding sequence ATGGTCAAAATTACACCGAATCCTCCAGTTACAGACGAACCCACATCTCGTGCCCAGTCTGCCCGCAACAAGAAGCTCGACGACGCTGCCACTCGCGCGTTGGATTACTACCTGAAACCCAAGCCTAAGGGCGAAGCGTCTGACAAGACCGACTCCATTTTTCGGATTGATCCTGGGGTCGATTCTGAGTGTTTGCTTGCGAATCTCAGTGAAAACCTGGCTTCGGCGAATGCCATGATCAATGATTTGGCGTTCGACCTTGATGGCTCGCGACGGCGTGTTGCGTTGGGAATCTTGCAGGTGATTGAGGTGAGTGAGCTGTTGGCGAATCGGGCGTTGGATATTGTTGAGGTGAGGTAG
- a CDS encoding DUF6124 family protein, translating to MAKDTPNPPDTNEHVSRAQSARNKKIDDAATRALDFYLKPKPKSETSDKTDSIFRIDPSVDSECLLANLSENLASANAMISDLAFDLDGSRRRVAMGILQVIEVSELLANRALDIVEVR from the coding sequence ATGGCAAAAGATACTCCGAATCCTCCCGATACGAACGAACACGTCTCCCGTGCTCAGTCTGCCCGCAACAAGAAAATCGATGACGCTGCCACGCGAGCGTTGGATTTTTACCTGAAACCCAAGCCTAAGAGCGAAACGTCTGACAAGACCGACTCCATTTTTCGGATTGATCCGAGTGTGGATTCTGAGTGTTTGCTTGCGAACCTCAGTGAGAATCTGGCTTCGGCGAACGCGATGATCAGTGATCTGGCGTTTGACCTGGATGGGTCGCGGCGGCGTGTTGCGATGGGGATTTTGCAGGTGATTGAGGTGAGTGAGCTGTTGGCGAATCGGGCGCTAGATATTGTTGAGGTGAGATAG
- a CDS encoding DUF3592 domain-containing protein: protein MFYPREAEKDHLYNRIVLLTVACCVLLFLASLAKHSGFIYGAIRWSAVEVNGTVTQLESIPMNENGIIIRYRYTDGDQQVHEDEYVDQRYNEHDQYKVGGDVPLLYSRWFPQISSIATELHSYRASFFVMAGGVLLTLVFLGISFMTFGRIYRMKEEDRFY, encoded by the coding sequence ATGTTTTACCCACGCGAAGCTGAAAAAGACCACCTGTATAACCGAATCGTCCTGCTTACCGTTGCTTGCTGTGTACTGCTATTTCTAGCCTCCCTGGCAAAACACTCAGGGTTCATTTATGGGGCCATTCGGTGGAGCGCTGTCGAGGTAAACGGCACCGTGACGCAACTGGAAAGCATCCCGATGAATGAAAACGGCATCATCATTCGTTACCGATATACCGACGGTGATCAGCAAGTCCATGAAGACGAATACGTGGACCAACGCTATAACGAACATGATCAGTACAAGGTAGGGGGTGACGTTCCCCTGCTGTATTCACGTTGGTTTCCCCAAATCAGCAGCATCGCCACCGAGCTACACTCTTATCGCGCCAGCTTCTTCGTCATGGCTGGCGGGGTATTGCTGACATTGGTGTTCCTCGGGATTTCCTTCATGACGTTCGGTCGCATTTACCGCATGAAAGAAGAAGACCGCTTCTATTGA
- a CDS encoding UvrD-helicase domain-containing protein: MLELDDTRNTVICCPRHMLVLGGPGSGKTTVALLKAEVLIGEQQLKTGQRVLFLSFARATVARVAEHAGKLLPALERGKLEVNTYHGFTWGLLRSHGYLLRAGSPITLLPPPEAASRLSSLPEDQREAEKQRLLAEDGLLHFDLFASNAALLLESSKALQRIYGSSYPLIILDEFQDTNEDEWRFIRALTPHSQVMALADPEQRIYEFRGANAARIQEYQDAFNPDAFNFGLENHRSNGTDIVQFGNDLMNGVNKGKAYNNVAVQTYTPRKGQLHLDFKRVVLGIIRRLLKGGRNWSLTILVPSKDFMAEVSAYLSSDADELPRIPHDVAFDQEAAALAAVTIAALLEGGPHAESITLKLLGNLCAHVRGRRGEKKPSKPNLDLVDAIDGVAAGQELKKIAHKRVLAAAQEISQQRMQLELSGDPAADWIAVRKLLDASACAEIKQIAADGRFVRLLGKGTLLRGRLGEVWRSTQSYTGAESFVRDALLQEHFQAATKEWKGIHLMTMHKSKGKEFTEVLLYEGLMKGRYLTDNPSAERERQARLTMRVAVTRAMQRATILTPKGRRRSHLL, from the coding sequence ATGTTAGAGCTAGACGACACTCGTAACACGGTTATCTGCTGTCCAAGACACATGCTTGTCCTTGGAGGACCTGGGTCAGGAAAAACCACCGTAGCCCTACTAAAAGCGGAAGTGCTGATCGGCGAGCAGCAATTGAAAACCGGCCAGCGGGTGCTTTTTCTCAGCTTCGCCAGGGCAACTGTCGCGAGGGTAGCCGAACATGCGGGAAAGCTTTTGCCGGCGTTAGAGCGCGGCAAGCTTGAGGTCAATACCTACCATGGTTTCACCTGGGGGCTACTGCGCAGCCACGGGTATCTGTTGCGTGCAGGTAGCCCGATAACTCTTCTACCCCCGCCAGAAGCGGCATCTCGGTTGTCCAGCCTTCCCGAGGATCAGCGAGAGGCCGAAAAGCAACGGCTGCTGGCAGAGGATGGGTTGCTTCATTTCGACCTTTTCGCGAGCAACGCAGCCCTGCTGCTTGAGAGCAGTAAAGCGCTGCAGCGCATCTACGGATCAAGCTATCCCCTGATCATCTTGGATGAGTTCCAAGACACTAACGAAGATGAGTGGCGGTTCATACGTGCGCTTACGCCACACAGCCAAGTCATGGCGCTAGCTGATCCTGAGCAACGTATTTATGAGTTCCGCGGAGCGAATGCGGCCCGGATCCAGGAATACCAAGATGCTTTCAATCCGGACGCTTTCAACTTTGGATTAGAGAACCACCGAAGCAACGGAACGGACATCGTGCAGTTCGGAAACGACTTAATGAATGGGGTGAATAAGGGCAAGGCCTACAATAATGTCGCGGTGCAAACGTATACACCCCGCAAAGGCCAGCTGCACCTGGACTTCAAGAGGGTGGTGCTCGGCATCATACGCCGCTTGTTGAAGGGCGGTAGAAATTGGTCCTTGACCATCTTGGTACCGAGCAAAGACTTCATGGCAGAGGTATCCGCTTACCTCTCCAGCGACGCTGATGAGCTACCACGCATTCCCCATGACGTGGCGTTCGACCAAGAAGCTGCTGCCCTGGCCGCTGTGACCATTGCGGCCCTCCTAGAGGGGGGGCCACACGCCGAATCGATCACATTGAAACTACTTGGGAATCTGTGTGCCCACGTTCGCGGCCGGCGAGGTGAAAAAAAACCAAGCAAGCCAAACTTAGATCTTGTCGACGCGATAGACGGTGTGGCTGCAGGGCAGGAGCTGAAGAAAATTGCCCATAAAAGGGTGTTGGCGGCTGCGCAGGAAATCTCGCAGCAGCGTATGCAGCTAGAACTGTCAGGCGATCCTGCTGCCGACTGGATCGCCGTGCGCAAGCTCTTGGATGCCAGCGCCTGCGCTGAAATCAAACAGATCGCAGCTGATGGTCGCTTTGTTCGATTACTCGGTAAAGGAACTCTGCTGCGTGGCCGTCTAGGGGAAGTTTGGAGGAGCACGCAGAGCTATACTGGTGCCGAGAGCTTCGTTCGAGATGCACTCCTGCAGGAGCATTTCCAAGCTGCGACAAAGGAGTGGAAAGGTATCCACCTGATGACTATGCATAAGTCGAAAGGCAAGGAGTTCACCGAAGTCCTTCTTTACGAAGGGCTGATGAAAGGCCGATACCTGACTGACAACCCCTCCGCTGAGCGCGAAAGGCAAGCCCGCTTGACTATGAGAGTAGCCGTAACTCGAGCGATGCAGCGAGCAACAATTCTGACTCCAAAGGGGCGGCGAAGAAGCCATTTGCTCTAA
- a CDS encoding ATP-dependent nuclease: MRVASLKVKNFRGIRTAEILLPDHAVIVGDNNIGKSTLLEAIDLVLGPERLSRRPVIDEHDFYASEYIGPEGQPVPISIELVITGLNADQEMRFRDHLEWWDNEHSAVLEGPPAQGTDAEGVQSCLRVGFTGGYDAEEDDFIGSTYFASPAKQDGTFDAFRNTDKRECGFLYLRTVRTGSRALSLERGSLLDIILRLQQEKNFKIWEDLLVELRDLEVAEKPELGISNILSSVQASVRNYMPSDGGADPHMRVSDLTRESLRRTLTVFMATGAQRSDGSEHAAPFQHQGTGTINMMVLALLSLIAELKQNVIFAMEEPEIAIPPHIQKRIINGVRGKSAQALFTSHSPYVLEEFSPQQIVVVSREEGHLQARAAGMPPGIKAKLYRQDIRQRVCEALLARRVLLAEGRTEYDAWPAVARMLHKEDPDRFMPLEALGIPILDAGSDSQIAAMGAYYRGLGKTVYAVFDQQEPAQRQAITESVDFPYEAPETGFENVVLNGTDVAVLRKYAADLVASESWPPDLRERVPTNQTTVDELKAVLSVLLKRWKGDGAAAALLCTATNQGQLPLFIVDTLARICASVIPPKPAAPDLLDDVLDLI; encoded by the coding sequence ATGCGTGTTGCAAGCTTGAAAGTAAAAAATTTTCGAGGGATTAGAACTGCAGAGATTCTTCTTCCTGATCACGCGGTGATCGTCGGCGACAACAACATAGGGAAGTCCACTCTTCTCGAAGCTATCGACCTTGTTCTGGGGCCGGAGCGCTTGTCACGTCGCCCGGTTATTGATGAACACGATTTCTACGCTAGCGAATACATTGGCCCAGAAGGGCAGCCTGTCCCTATTAGCATTGAGCTCGTGATTACTGGGTTGAATGCCGACCAGGAAATGCGCTTCAGAGACCATCTTGAATGGTGGGATAACGAGCACTCTGCGGTTCTCGAGGGACCTCCCGCTCAGGGGACAGATGCCGAAGGTGTCCAGTCCTGCCTACGCGTTGGTTTCACCGGTGGATATGATGCCGAGGAAGATGATTTCATCGGCTCAACTTACTTCGCGTCTCCCGCAAAGCAAGACGGCACATTTGATGCCTTTCGCAACACCGACAAGCGGGAGTGTGGGTTCCTTTACCTTCGGACCGTGCGGACCGGAAGTCGAGCTTTAAGCCTAGAGCGGGGCTCGTTGCTCGACATCATTCTGAGGCTGCAGCAGGAAAAAAACTTCAAGATTTGGGAGGACTTGCTTGTCGAGCTTCGTGACCTTGAGGTTGCCGAAAAGCCGGAGCTAGGGATCAGCAACATCCTTTCAAGTGTGCAGGCCTCTGTCAGGAACTACATGCCGTCAGATGGCGGTGCTGATCCCCACATGCGGGTATCTGACCTCACGAGAGAGTCCCTCCGTCGAACACTCACAGTGTTCATGGCCACCGGTGCTCAACGTAGCGACGGCAGCGAACATGCCGCCCCGTTCCAACATCAGGGCACCGGAACGATAAACATGATGGTTTTGGCGCTGTTATCACTTATCGCAGAGCTGAAGCAGAACGTCATCTTTGCGATGGAGGAGCCAGAAATTGCCATCCCTCCCCATATCCAAAAACGCATCATCAATGGCGTCCGGGGTAAGTCAGCTCAAGCCCTGTTCACGTCGCACTCTCCGTACGTTCTTGAAGAGTTCAGCCCACAGCAGATCGTCGTAGTTAGTCGGGAGGAAGGGCATCTGCAGGCACGCGCGGCCGGGATGCCACCTGGCATCAAAGCCAAGCTCTATAGGCAAGATATCCGACAGCGGGTCTGTGAAGCGTTGCTCGCACGGCGTGTGCTTCTTGCAGAGGGACGCACTGAATACGATGCCTGGCCCGCAGTGGCTCGCATGCTCCACAAGGAAGATCCTGACCGATTCATGCCTTTAGAGGCTTTAGGGATCCCCATCCTGGATGCCGGTAGCGACTCCCAGATAGCTGCTATGGGGGCTTACTACCGTGGCTTAGGGAAAACGGTGTACGCAGTCTTCGATCAACAAGAGCCGGCACAGCGGCAGGCTATTACCGAGTCGGTTGACTTCCCTTACGAGGCTCCCGAAACAGGGTTTGAGAATGTCGTTCTCAACGGAACCGATGTGGCTGTTCTTCGCAAGTATGCTGCCGATCTGGTCGCCAGTGAATCTTGGCCACCAGATCTCAGAGAAAGGGTACCAACAAATCAAACCACCGTTGACGAGCTAAAGGCGGTATTGAGCGTGCTGCTGAAACGTTGGAAAGGTGATGGAGCCGCTGCAGCGTTACTTTGCACTGCCACCAATCAAGGCCAGTTGCCTTTGTTCATTGTAGATACGTTGGCCAGAATCTGTGCGTCGGTCATTCCTCCAAAGCCAGCTGCCCCAGATCTCCTGGACGATGTTCTTGATTTGATCTAG
- a CDS encoding alkaline phosphatase D family protein, which translates to MALVDPRNNEYDVSKLQSASIIGHVTTQSARIWIRVYTPGNWSLVWSKKAIEGDLVKLDGKPLAEFLKPYNCAHDSYAFSWEDDLTHTFDLQGLDQDTTYFYYLMTDETDGTDTFRRTEIGCHKSLAFRTMADEMLDFSFGFYSCHDPFNANGSYGAWPLFLEKMDVSNARFAIGGGDQVYVDCQESKHFPDIWEWLKDNKDDLIAECSTKGKLDLKKLDAYLLNLYRWYYRVYWKFPHLQEAFSKYPQYMMWDDHEIMDGWGSRTDEERIAIISRYFERDDKVIDRKLVNSMWMAARTAYFEYAHSHNPETGVSKGSLKKPETCIWDYGFEKGGIPFYMLDMRGHHDVETPEKKNFLLGTKQIERFQEWLKSSVNSSSPLLFVVSPVPFVHWKSVLLTAGSWLDSAKDDCMDEWDHSSNHAERNILLDSIFPALDKSGKTLVFISGDVHCAAAFRLSHDKYRKASIYQVTSSAISRMPAGQFAGTGIANSGKINGHDSIYFEHLFSHSEDKNFAIFHVAGGASASVDLCWPGGSQGEAVVKTLRLR; encoded by the coding sequence ATGGCCTTAGTCGACCCTAGAAATAATGAGTACGACGTTTCCAAACTACAAAGTGCAAGCATTATCGGACACGTCACCACCCAGTCTGCACGCATTTGGATTCGCGTCTATACACCAGGAAACTGGAGCCTGGTTTGGTCAAAGAAAGCAATCGAAGGAGATTTGGTAAAGCTGGATGGCAAACCGCTGGCCGAGTTTTTGAAACCGTATAACTGTGCTCATGACTCATATGCATTCAGTTGGGAAGATGATCTGACCCATACCTTCGACCTTCAGGGCCTGGATCAAGACACGACTTATTTCTACTATTTAATGACCGACGAGACAGACGGTACGGACACATTCCGCAGGACCGAAATCGGTTGTCATAAGTCACTTGCCTTCAGGACCATGGCAGACGAGATGCTTGATTTCAGCTTTGGATTCTATAGTTGCCATGATCCGTTCAACGCAAATGGAAGTTATGGCGCCTGGCCTCTTTTTCTGGAAAAAATGGATGTTTCAAACGCCAGATTCGCTATAGGGGGTGGCGATCAGGTGTATGTTGATTGCCAGGAAAGCAAGCACTTTCCTGACATCTGGGAGTGGTTGAAAGACAACAAGGACGACTTGATCGCAGAGTGTTCTACAAAAGGTAAGCTTGACCTTAAAAAGCTCGACGCGTACCTGCTCAATCTGTATCGCTGGTACTATCGAGTGTATTGGAAATTTCCACACCTCCAGGAAGCGTTCTCCAAATACCCGCAATACATGATGTGGGATGATCATGAAATCATGGATGGTTGGGGTTCTCGTACCGACGAAGAGCGAATCGCAATAATTTCCAGGTATTTCGAACGCGATGACAAGGTAATAGATAGAAAATTGGTTAATTCAATGTGGATGGCTGCGCGGACGGCTTACTTTGAATATGCGCACAGCCACAATCCCGAGACTGGCGTTTCCAAAGGCTCCTTGAAAAAACCAGAGACCTGTATCTGGGATTACGGTTTTGAAAAAGGCGGCATTCCATTTTATATGCTTGACATGCGTGGACATCACGACGTCGAAACCCCGGAAAAGAAGAACTTTCTTCTCGGTACAAAACAAATCGAACGATTCCAAGAATGGTTGAAAAGTAGCGTGAACTCATCCTCTCCCTTGTTATTTGTGGTTAGCCCGGTGCCATTCGTTCACTGGAAATCGGTGCTCTTGACGGCTGGATCCTGGCTTGACTCCGCCAAAGATGATTGCATGGATGAGTGGGACCATAGCAGCAACCATGCAGAGCGAAATATCCTGCTGGATTCCATCTTTCCAGCGCTGGACAAAAGCGGCAAGACATTGGTGTTCATCAGTGGCGACGTTCACTGTGCCGCTGCGTTTCGACTGAGTCATGATAAATATCGTAAAGCCAGTATTTATCAGGTGACCTCCAGCGCTATTTCCCGAATGCCCGCCGGGCAGTTCGCCGGAACCGGGATCGCAAATTCTGGAAAGATCAACGGTCATGATTCCATCTATTTCGAGCACCTTTTCAGTCACTCGGAAGATAAGAACTTTGCAATATTCCACGTAGCGGGTGGAGCCTCGGCATCTGTCGATCTCTGTTGGCCTGGTGGCTCACAAGGCGAAGCCGTGGTGAAAACCCTACGACTTCGCTGA
- a CDS encoding low molecular weight protein tyrosine phosphatase family protein, giving the protein MTNLLFVCSRNQWRSPTAEAIWRRRPGFGARSAGTSPNARKPIGPADIRWADVIFVMERKHEQRLRAEYARLLEHKRLHVLDIPDDYRYMDPELVDLLVDSVMSYLATLVGGIDR; this is encoded by the coding sequence GTGACTAACCTCCTGTTCGTCTGCAGCCGCAACCAATGGCGTAGCCCTACGGCGGAAGCGATCTGGCGCCGTCGTCCTGGTTTCGGCGCTCGTTCGGCGGGCACTAGCCCGAACGCACGCAAGCCTATCGGCCCAGCGGATATCCGTTGGGCCGATGTCATCTTTGTGATGGAGCGCAAGCACGAGCAGCGTCTACGGGCAGAGTACGCTCGGCTGCTTGAGCACAAGCGGCTTCATGTTCTGGATATTCCCGATGATTACCGTTACATGGATCCTGAACTGGTGGACCTGCTCGTAGACAGCGTGATGTCTTACCTAGCAACCTTGGTTGGTGGCATAGATAGATAG
- a CDS encoding sensor domain-containing diguanylate cyclase: MNLRTFIRSYCLNSRLATNALTRLHKALSSLAGYLAQQGFDSETWPATRDEATLDRRLNTVCPELAATVFSHAREGVILVDPFGRVIAVNEAFTRLTGYGQEEIKGRELNSHRMVRRLTAFYAPMKNALDFHGHWSGEIQSNHKDGREMTSRISISAVHDRHGNVQHYVALFSDMTQMKQRLQLLERDARYDALTQLPNRLLLAERMRQALGKARIYQQKVAIAFIDLDGFKALNDSYGHDWGDRVLQIVAARINATLREGDTLARLGGDEFVAGLVGLQAVEDCEPLLKRMLAAANAPILIGAQTVEIAASIGVAFYPEHGHEIDGLISKADQAMYLSKKAGGNRLAFCPTRFISVNSEA; encoded by the coding sequence ATGAACCTACGCACCTTCATCCGGAGCTACTGCCTCAACTCCAGGCTCGCCACGAATGCCCTGACCCGCCTGCACAAGGCGCTGTCATCCCTGGCCGGCTATCTGGCGCAGCAAGGCTTCGACTCCGAAACATGGCCGGCCACCCGTGACGAAGCCACGCTGGACCGTCGCCTTAACACCGTCTGCCCAGAGCTGGCCGCCACTGTGTTCAGCCACGCCCGCGAAGGCGTCATCCTTGTCGACCCATTCGGCCGGGTCATCGCCGTGAACGAAGCCTTCACACGCCTCACCGGTTACGGGCAGGAAGAGATAAAAGGCCGCGAGCTGAACTCCCATCGCATGGTCCGCCGCCTCACCGCTTTTTACGCGCCGATGAAAAACGCATTGGATTTCCACGGGCATTGGTCCGGTGAGATTCAAAGCAACCACAAGGATGGCCGAGAGATGACGTCGCGGATCAGCATCAGCGCCGTGCATGACCGTCACGGCAATGTTCAGCACTATGTGGCGCTGTTCAGCGACATGACGCAGATGAAGCAGCGTCTGCAGTTGCTGGAGCGCGATGCCCGGTATGACGCGCTCACGCAGTTGCCCAATCGGTTGTTGTTGGCTGAGCGGATGCGTCAGGCGTTGGGCAAGGCGCGTATTTATCAGCAGAAGGTGGCGATTGCGTTTATTGACCTGGATGGGTTCAAGGCGCTGAACGACAGTTATGGGCATGACTGGGGGGACCGGGTGTTGCAGATTGTCGCGGCGCGGATCAATGCGACGTTGCGTGAGGGCGATACCTTGGCGCGGTTGGGTGGCGATGAGTTTGTCGCGGGGCTGGTGGGGTTGCAGGCGGTGGAGGACTGCGAGCCGTTGCTCAAGCGGATGCTGGCGGCGGCGAATGCGCCGATTTTGATTGGCGCGCAGACGGTGGAGATCGCGGCGAGTATCGGGGTGGCGTTTTACCCTGAGCATGGGCATGAGATCGATGGGCTGATCAGTAAGGCGGATCAGGCCATGTACCTGTCGAAGAAGGCCGGCGGTAATCGTCTGGCGTTTTGTCCGACGCGGTTTATTTCGGTCAATAGCGAAGCCTGA
- a CDS encoding TonB-dependent receptor, translating into MPGLGYRLLLLASLSTLPWASVQAEQATPGALTLDETTVTARRREEDPQNVPIPINVLYGDQLDEAGLHRLQDIQQRVPGLIVSGHDARYAGFGLRGFGATAYNDGLEGSVGTYVDGVYQARQGMAFTELMDIERIEVLRGPQGTLFGKNTTAGALNIITRQPTFQPEANLEASYGERGLREFRGTISGPLQDDVLAGRLNVYDSATDGAVENLQDGSRLGDADSQGLRGQLLWTPNADFSARLIADYAEQNEAGNVLLVNHYSTQTRKRAKFLGYPLTEADPYKRESRIDAPGHPQTLQNGVSLELNWDLDEAMRLTSITAYRDWDYRATRDGDSTALSVAQSETELGHRQFSQEWRLSGTAGSSVDYVAGLYYLRQQLDRQIDVEFGKDAAPWFVGDQLEQLKNLGINITDPSQVPAMLLDGAQQRYDGKQKGDSRAIFGQLSWRPIDPLELTGGLRYSQERKDGWISRNVSNLAPLTGLPPVFQAGGQLLRDIALGGAYYREDSIEEDNVSSLLSASYRFSEAVMGYVSWSRGYKAGGINFDVVGPFTAPTFEPERATSLELGVKTRFWDERALLDLAVYQTDVDNYQALTYSPPTSVFAPPLRDNLINVGKVRLRGIELDSAWQLTPRLTGRLGLAWSDARYRSFPNAPCPPASGQWTCDLSGERLYNAPEWNLSSGLDHTHPLPYGLEAFSGIDYSFRTGYSGTLEGGEGSDQPSYGLTNLRLGLRSQDRAWEVEGWVRNLFDRNYITAVYSLLGAGDYGVMTGSERTLGTTVRLRY; encoded by the coding sequence GTGCCGGGTTTGGGTTACAGGCTGCTCTTGCTCGCCAGCCTTTCGACGTTGCCCTGGGCGTCGGTCCAGGCCGAACAGGCGACGCCCGGAGCCCTCACGCTCGACGAAACCACCGTCACCGCTCGCCGCCGCGAGGAAGACCCGCAAAACGTGCCGATCCCGATCAACGTCCTCTACGGCGATCAACTGGACGAAGCCGGCCTGCATCGGCTGCAAGACATCCAACAACGCGTGCCCGGCCTGATAGTGTCCGGCCACGACGCCCGTTACGCCGGCTTCGGCCTGCGCGGCTTCGGCGCGACTGCCTACAACGATGGCCTGGAAGGCAGCGTCGGCACCTACGTCGATGGCGTTTACCAGGCGCGCCAGGGCATGGCCTTCACCGAGTTGATGGACATCGAGCGCATCGAAGTGCTGCGCGGGCCGCAAGGCACCTTGTTTGGCAAAAACACCACTGCCGGCGCGCTGAACATCATCACTCGCCAGCCGACCTTCCAGCCCGAAGCCAACCTCGAAGCCAGCTACGGCGAGCGCGGCTTGCGTGAGTTTCGCGGGACGATTTCCGGGCCGCTGCAGGACGACGTGCTCGCCGGGCGACTCAACGTCTACGACAGCGCCACCGATGGCGCCGTGGAAAACCTGCAAGACGGCAGCCGCCTCGGCGACGCCGACAGCCAAGGCCTGCGCGGCCAATTGCTGTGGACGCCGAACGCTGACTTCAGCGCTCGCCTGATCGCCGACTACGCCGAGCAAAACGAAGCCGGCAACGTCCTGCTGGTCAATCACTACAGCACCCAGACCCGCAAGCGCGCCAAGTTCCTCGGCTATCCGTTGACCGAGGCCGACCCCTACAAACGCGAGTCCCGCATCGACGCACCGGGACATCCGCAAACCCTGCAGAACGGCGTCTCACTGGAATTGAACTGGGACCTCGACGAGGCGATGCGCTTGACCAGCATCACTGCCTACCGCGACTGGGACTACCGCGCCACCCGCGATGGCGACAGCACCGCGCTGTCGGTGGCCCAGTCCGAAACCGAACTGGGCCATCGACAGTTCAGCCAGGAATGGCGCCTGTCCGGCACGGCCGGTTCGTCTGTCGACTATGTCGCCGGCCTCTACTACCTGCGCCAGCAGCTCGACCGTCAGATCGACGTCGAATTCGGCAAGGACGCCGCGCCCTGGTTCGTCGGCGATCAACTGGAGCAACTGAAGAACCTGGGCATCAACATCACCGATCCGAGCCAGGTGCCGGCCATGCTGCTGGACGGCGCTCAACAACGTTATGACGGCAAGCAGAAGGGCGACAGCCGAGCGATTTTCGGCCAGCTCTCCTGGCGCCCGATTGACCCGCTGGAACTCACCGGCGGCCTGCGCTACAGCCAGGAGCGCAAGGACGGCTGGATCTCCCGCAACGTCAGCAACCTCGCCCCGCTGACCGGTTTGCCCCCGGTGTTCCAGGCCGGTGGGCAATTGCTGCGCGACATCGCCCTTGGCGGTGCTTATTACCGCGAAGATTCGATTGAAGAAGACAACGTCTCCAGCCTCCTCAGCGCCAGCTACCGTTTCAGCGAGGCGGTGATGGGCTACGTCAGCTGGTCGCGGGGCTACAAGGCCGGTGGCATCAACTTCGACGTGGTCGGCCCGTTCACCGCGCCGACCTTCGAGCCGGAGCGGGCCACATCCCTGGAACTGGGCGTGAAGACGCGCTTTTGGGATGAGCGCGCCTTGCTCGACCTCGCCGTCTACCAGACCGACGTCGACAACTACCAAGCGCTCACCTACAGCCCGCCAACGTCGGTGTTCGCGCCACCGCTGCGGGACAACCTGATCAACGTCGGCAAAGTCCGCCTGCGCGGCATCGAACTCGACTCTGCCTGGCAACTCACCCCACGACTCACCGGCCGCCTCGGCCTGGCCTGGAGCGATGCCCGCTACCGCAGCTTCCCCAACGCCCCGTGCCCACCGGCCTCGGGCCAATGGACCTGCGACCTCAGCGGCGAGCGCCTCTACAACGCACCGGAATGGAACCTCAGCAGCGGCCTCGACCACACCCATCCGCTGCCCTACGGATTGGAAGCCTTCAGCGGCATCGACTACAGCTTTCGCACCGGCTACTCCGGCACCCTCGAAGGCGGCGAAGGCAGCGATCAACCCAGCTACGGCCTCACCAACCTGCGCCTGGGCCTGCGCAGCCAGGACCGCGCCTGGGAAGTCGAAGGTTGGGTGCGCAACCTCTTCGACCGCAATTACATCACCGCCGTCTATTCACTGCTCGGCGCCGGCGACTACGGCGTCATGACCGGCAGCGAACGCACCCTCGGCACCACCGTCAGGCTTCGCTATTGA